A genomic region of Papaver somniferum cultivar HN1 chromosome 7, ASM357369v1, whole genome shotgun sequence contains the following coding sequences:
- the LOC113299125 gene encoding probable RNA 3'-terminal phosphate cyclase-like protein — translation MVKYMKLKGGRHFRQRLVLSTLSGTPISIEEIRADETWPGLRSHEIKLLRLIELISDGGAVVINETGTKLKYNPGVLICGKRPDAFDCGLSRSIGYFLEPLIVLGLFGKKSLEIKLKGITNDAKDPTVDTFRSTTLNIVKRFGIDSEGADLKIVNRGAPPLGGGEVILKVPMVESSLSAVTWIDEGMVKRIRGTTFSTRVSSQFENTMIHAARGIFNRLLPDVHIFTDHKAGDKAGKSPGFGISLVAETTSGCYISTDTAVSYARGEDDEDDERKELMPPEKIGEQAASMLLGEIEQGGVVDSTHQGLLFLLCALCPQDVSKVRVGKLSPYAIETLRHIRDFLGVKFVITPDPSTETVILKCVGCGLKNLSRKFS, via the exons ATGGTGAAGTACATGAAGCTGAAGGGAGGTCGACATTTCAGACAAAGGCTCGTGTTGTCAACACTATCAGGAACTCCAATCTCAATTGAAGAAATCAGAGCTGATGAAACATGGCCAGGTCTACGTTCTCATGAAATCAAATTACTTCGATTGATAGAGTTGATATCTGATGGCGGCGCTGTTGTAATCAATGAAACTG GAACTAAATTGAAGTATAACCCAGGAGTGCTAATATGCGGAAAGCGTCCTGATGCGTTTGATTGTGGTCTTAGTAGATCAATCGGATATTTCCTTGAGCCGTTGATTGttcttggtttatttggaaagaagTCGCTTGAGATTAAGCTTAAAG GAATCACTAATGATGCGAAGGATCCAACTGTTGATACTTTCCGGTCGACTACATTGAATATTGTGAAACGCTTTGGGATTGATTCAGAAGGCGCGGATCTGAAAATAGTGAACCGTGGAGCTCCACCATTGGGTGGTGGTGAAGTAATTTTGAAGGTTCCAATGGTTGAAAGTAGCTTATCA GCAGTTACATGGATTGATGAAGGAATGGTTAAAAGAATCAGAGGAACAACTTTCTCCACCAGAGTGTCTTCTCAATTTGAAAACACTATGATTCATGCTGCTCGTGGAATCTTCAATCGCCTACTTCCTGATGTTCATATATTTACAGATCATAAAGCTGGAGATAAAGCTGGAAA ATCTCCTGGCTTCGGTATTTCATTGGTCGCTGAGACCACATCAGGGTGTTACATCTCTACTGATACTGCAGTTAGCTATGCAAGAGGGGAGGATGATGAGGATGACGAGAGGAAGGAGTTGATGCCGCCTGAAAAGATTGGTGAGCAAGCTGCTTCTATGCTTCTAGGAGAGATTGAACAAGGAGGAGTGGTGGACTCAACACATCAG GGTTTGTTATTCCTTCTTTGTGCTTTATGCCCGCAAGATGTTTCAAAGGTTCGTGTTGGAAAGCTCTCACCTTATGCTATAGAAACACTCAGACATATCAGAGATTTCCTCGGTGTCAAGTTTGTTATTACGCCCGATCCATCTACAGAAACTGTCATACTAAAGTGTGTGGGTTGTGGTTTGAAGAATCTCTCAAGAAAGTTCTCGTAA
- the LOC113295644 gene encoding uncharacterized protein LOC113295644, translated as MEEVGKQMTAKYKSIFWTFCASHCIGLMLEKIGMLDTERVLSKAKAITKFIYSHATVLKLMRKHTLGFDLVSSCRIRSMVPFLILQRIESQKKNLRKMFTSPEWKNLTLASTADGRMVADLVTGEPSFWTEVDMLLKASIPLINALHLINGGDSRPQLGYIYEKMDLVKEEIKKKYEGRKTKYEPFWTVIDEIWDDQLHSPIHAAGYYLNPGLFYFKDFYADNEVKAGLLCCIVRIVEDERDQDLIASQFDKYRNASGTFGDGDAVDQRAMLAPDPELMIAILHSAKWWSLYGGECPELQRFAIRILSQTCTGALRYGLKRSLTEELHMKGRNCLEQKRLAELTFVHHNLRFQNVLASNSDYTDIFLEPISPMDEWIGGCSKEVKAAEQICNV; from the exons ATGGAGGAAGTTGGTAAACAAATGACAGCAAAATATAAGAGTATATTTTGGACTTTTTGTGCATCTCACTGCATAGGCCTCATGTTGGAGAAGATAGGAATGTTGGATACTGAGAGAGTTCTCAGCAAAGCAAAGGCCATTACTAAGTTCATTTACAGCCATGCCACAGTTTTGAAGCTCATGAGGAAACACACTCTTGGGTTCGACCTGGTTAGTTCCTGCAGGATAAGATCAATGGTGCCTTTTTTAATATTGCAGAGAATCGAGTCTCAAAAGAAGAATTTGAGGAAGATGTTTACTTCGCCAGAATGGAAGAACTTGACCTTGGCTTCAACAGCTGATGGAAGGATGGTGGCTGATTTGGTCACCGGGGAGCCATCTTTCTGGACTGAAGTCGATATGCTTTTGAAGGCAAGTATTCCACTTATAAATGCTCTGCATCTAATTAATGGAGGAGATAGTAGACCTCAGTTGGGCTACATATACGAGAAAATGGACCTGGTCAAGGAGGAAATAAAAAAGAAGTATGAAGGCAGGAAAACCAAATATGAGCCTTTTTGGACAGTCATCGATGAGATTTGGGATGACCAACTCCATAGCCCTATCCATGCAGCAGGCTACTATTTAAATCCGGGTCTCTTTTACTTTAAAGATTTCTATGCTGATAATGAGGTCAAGGCCGGACTTCTGTGCTGCATCGTGCGAATTGTGGAGGATGAACGTGATCAAGACTTGATAGCATCACAATTCGATAAGTATAGAAACGCTAGTGGAACTTTCGGCGACGGGGATGCTGTTGATCAAAGAGCAATGCTTGCTCCAG ATCCTGAATTGATGATTGCTATTCTTCATTCAGCAAAGTGGTGGTCCCTGTATGGAGGCGAATGCCCTGAATTACAACGATTTGCTATAAGAATTCTGTCTCAGACCTGTACTGGTGCCTTAAGATATGGTTTGAAAAGGAGTCTAACTGAGGAACTACATATGAAGGGAAGGAACTGTTTAGAGCAAAAACGGTTGGCTGAGCTGACTTTCGTTCACCATAACCTCCGGTTTCAAAATGTACTTGCTTCAAACTCAGATTACACTGACATATTTCTTGAACCTATCAGTCCAATGGATGAATGGATCGGCGGGTGTAGCAAGGAAGTGAAAGCAGCTGAACAAATTTGTAATGTCTGA
- the LOC113299124 gene encoding uncharacterized protein LOC113299124 isoform X2 yields MATNEVNVCILDHSTIMAPCVNIPEDVKVQSGSSSRKKIAYVNNSRQGKNEAVVGFHDHGTLVDGVEKRVRCNYCGKEINSYHLLKYHLGGMHEFVLPCVKVPEDVKVHMRNSLLPETKKPDEHREVLQLSESSSSWKRDSSSDDSAPDEVSIDIQDHCTLLDKKKDWVRCNYCAKEICSYTLLKKHLGGIRGTISPCVEVPEDIKVQIKKYSLPALLRKRKPSVIMEYSGSEQKDEKLQVLPNPEKKNKVKNKEDAEDVSSKQTQRCIGRFFIENGIDFSAANSSTFEKMIHALVGGESTTYKVPSRDDLKGWILEGELKAMREHVREVVCSWGSTGCSILLDGWTGEKGRNMVNFVVDSPQGPIFLKSADFSDSIGDVDAMISLISGVIDEVGV; encoded by the exons ATGGCAACGAATGAAGTGAATGTGTGCATTCTTGATCATAGCACAATTATGGCACCTTGTGTTAACATCCCAGAGGATGTGAAGGTACAAAGTGGAAGCAGTTCCAGAAAAAAGATAGCATATGTGAACAATTCTAGACAAGGTAAGAATGAAGCTGTTGTAGGATTTCATGATCATGGTACACTTGTAGATGGCGTCGAAAAGCGAGTTAGGTGCAATTATTGTGGGAAAGAAATAAATAGTTACCATCTTCTTAAGTATCACTTAGGAGGAATGCATGAATTTGTATTGCCTTGTGTTAAAGTCCCAGAGGATGTTAAG GTACATATGAGGAACAGTTTGTTGCCAGAAACAAAGAAACCAGACGAACACAGGGAAGTTCTTCAATTGTCCGAATCTAGTTCTTCTTGGAAGAGGGATTCCAGCTCTGATGACTCGGCCCCTGATGAAGTGAGTATAGACATTCAAGATCATTGTACACTTCTTGATAAGAAAAAAGATTGGGTTAGGTGCAATTATTGCGCAAAGGAGATCTGTAGTTATACTCTCCTTAAGAAACACTTAGGCGGAATACGTGGAACTATATCACCTTGCGTTGAAGTTCCAGAGGATATTAAGGTACAAATTAAGAAATACAGTCTACCCGCTTTGTTGCGGAAGAGGAAACCAAGTGTTATAATGGAGTACTCGGGATCAGAGCAAAAAGATGAGAAATTACAGGTTTTGCCTAACcccgaaaagaaaaacaaagtgaaGAATAAAGAAGACGCTGAAGATGTCTCATCCAAGCAAACCCAGAGGTGTATCGGCAGATTCTTTATAGAAAATGGAATAGATTTTAGTGCTGCAAACTCATCTACCTTTGAGAAAATGATACATGCTTTGGTTGGAGGTGAATCCACGACATACAAGGTCCCTAGTCGTGATGATCTAAAAGGGTGGATCCTAGAGGGAGAACTGAAAGCAATGCGAGAGCATGTGCGGGAAGTTGTGTGTTCTTGGGGAAGCACAGGGTGCAGTATATTGCTGGATGGGTGGACTGGTGAGAAAGGGCGGAATATGGTTAATTTTGTAGTTGATAGCCCACAGGGTCCCATATTCTTGAAGTCGGCCGATTTCTCAGATTCCATTGGAGATGTAGATGCCATGATCTCATTGATAAGTGGAGTTATTGATGAGGTTGGAGTATAG
- the LOC113299124 gene encoding uncharacterized protein LOC113299124 isoform X1 codes for MATNEVNVCILDHSTIMAPCVNIPEDVKVQSGSSSRKKIAYVNNSRQGKNEAVVGFHDHGTLVDGVEKRVRCNYCGKEINSYHLLKYHLGGMHEFVLPCVKVPEDVKVQMRNSLPRTTIAHVNNSGQGKNAATVGSQDHGTFVDGVKKRVRCNYCGKEIDSYVLLKYHLGGLHEYVVPCVKVPEDVKVHMRNSLLPETKKPDEHREVLQLSESSSSWKRDSSSDDSAPDEVSIDIQDHCTLLDKKKDWVRCNYCAKEICSYTLLKKHLGGIRGTISPCVEVPEDIKVQIKKYSLPALLRKRKPSVIMEYSGSEQKDEKLQVLPNPEKKNKVKNKEDAEDVSSKQTQRCIGRFFIENGIDFSAANSSTFEKMIHALVGGESTTYKVPSRDDLKGWILEGELKAMREHVREVVCSWGSTGCSILLDGWTGEKGRNMVNFVVDSPQGPIFLKSADFSDSIGDVDAMISLISGVIDEVGV; via the coding sequence ATGGCAACGAATGAAGTGAATGTGTGCATTCTTGATCATAGCACAATTATGGCACCTTGTGTTAACATCCCAGAGGATGTGAAGGTACAAAGTGGAAGCAGTTCCAGAAAAAAGATAGCATATGTGAACAATTCTAGACAAGGTAAGAATGAAGCTGTTGTAGGATTTCATGATCATGGTACACTTGTAGATGGCGTCGAAAAGCGAGTTAGGTGCAATTATTGTGGGAAAGAAATAAATAGTTACCATCTTCTTAAGTATCACTTAGGAGGAATGCATGAATTTGTATTGCCTTGTGTTAAAGTCCCAGAGGATGTTAAGGTACAAATGAGGAACAGTTTGCCTAGAACAACGATAGCACATGTGaacaattctggacaaggtaagAATGCAGCTACTGTAGGTTCTCAGGATCATGGTACATTTGTAGATGGCGTCAAAAAGCGAGTTAGGTGCAATTATTGTGGAAAAGAAATTGATAGTTACGTTCTTCTTAAGTATCACTTAGGAGGACTACATGAATATGTAGTGCCTTGTGTTAAAGTCCCAGAGGATGTTAAGGTACATATGAGGAACAGTTTGTTGCCAGAAACAAAGAAACCAGACGAACACAGGGAAGTTCTTCAATTGTCCGAATCTAGTTCTTCTTGGAAGAGGGATTCCAGCTCTGATGACTCGGCCCCTGATGAAGTGAGTATAGACATTCAAGATCATTGTACACTTCTTGATAAGAAAAAAGATTGGGTTAGGTGCAATTATTGCGCAAAGGAGATCTGTAGTTATACTCTCCTTAAGAAACACTTAGGCGGAATACGTGGAACTATATCACCTTGCGTTGAAGTTCCAGAGGATATTAAGGTACAAATTAAGAAATACAGTCTACCCGCTTTGTTGCGGAAGAGGAAACCAAGTGTTATAATGGAGTACTCGGGATCAGAGCAAAAAGATGAGAAATTACAGGTTTTGCCTAACcccgaaaagaaaaacaaagtgaaGAATAAAGAAGACGCTGAAGATGTCTCATCCAAGCAAACCCAGAGGTGTATCGGCAGATTCTTTATAGAAAATGGAATAGATTTTAGTGCTGCAAACTCATCTACCTTTGAGAAAATGATACATGCTTTGGTTGGAGGTGAATCCACGACATACAAGGTCCCTAGTCGTGATGATCTAAAAGGGTGGATCCTAGAGGGAGAACTGAAAGCAATGCGAGAGCATGTGCGGGAAGTTGTGTGTTCTTGGGGAAGCACAGGGTGCAGTATATTGCTGGATGGGTGGACTGGTGAGAAAGGGCGGAATATGGTTAATTTTGTAGTTGATAGCCCACAGGGTCCCATATTCTTGAAGTCGGCCGATTTCTCAGATTCCATTGGAGATGTAGATGCCATGATCTCATTGATAAGTGGAGTTATTGATGAGGTTGGAGTATAG